A genomic window from Quercus lobata isolate SW786 chromosome 10, ValleyOak3.0 Primary Assembly, whole genome shotgun sequence includes:
- the LOC115964139 gene encoding uncharacterized protein LOC115964139, giving the protein MLDGLTSYHAWSQNMTVFLKGRKLWRYVTVSIPKPIPNHKSKATVAEESSKTAVTTDDYEERLEEWERIQSKILSWFINTSIPSIHNLLPRLETAEAAWKFLADRYNCTNDSSLEFHIESKLYQMCQETGQSIFDFYSQTSTMWEQLSAADPPLVCSKDIELFIKYRDRRKFMHFMMGLREDFEPTRASLLSRSPTPSLDAAVKELISEENCRPTYHVTSSNHVLATPSPQPSIVAFTAPLQINSGSPTSQSFKSTHCKFCRAKGHDISVCRKLQKFVQEQNKASLPQATDVCPSDPSVPTGPSLASSLTTADIETVVQ; this is encoded by the coding sequence ATGTTGGATGGTCTTACTAGCTATCATGCATGGTCTCAGAATATGACTGTCTTTCTCAAGGGTCGTAAACTGTGGAGATATGTGACTGTTTCAATTCCTAAGCCAATACCAAACCATAAGTCCAAAGCCACAGTTGCTGAAGAGTCTTCCAAGACTGCTGTTACAACAGATGATTATGAAGAACGTCTAGAGGAATGGGAGAGAATTCAGAGTAAGATCTTGtcttggtttatcaatacctctattccctccattcataatcttcttcctcgtcttgaaactgctgaggctgcttggaaatttttggccgATCGCTATAACTGCACTAATGATTCAAGTTTGGAGTTTcacattgaatcaaaactttatcaaatgtgccaagagacaggtcagtctatttttgatttttattctcagacTTCTACTATGTGGGAACAACTCTCTGCTGCAGATCCTCCACTGGTGTGTTCTAAGGACATTGAGCTCTTTATCAAATATCGGGATCGCCGTAAATTTATGCACTTCATGATGGGTTTACGTGAGGATTTTGAGCCTACTAGGGCTTCTCTGCTTAGCCGAtctcctactccttctcttgatgctgcaGTAAAGGAGCTCATTTCTGAGGAGAATTGTCGGCCTACTTATCACGTGACATCATCTAATCATGTATTGGCTACACCTTCACCACAGCCTTCCATTGTTGCATTCACTGCTCCTCTGCAAATAAACTCCGGGAGTCCCACCTCTCAGTCTTTCAAAAGTACTCACTGCAAGTTTTGTCGTGCTAAAGGTCATGACATCTCTGTTTGTCGCAAGCTACAGAAATTTGTGCAAGAACAGAATAAAGCTTCTCTTCCTCAGGCAACTGATGTATGTCCTTCAGATCCATCAGTTCCTACAGGTCCATCTTTGGCTTCCTCACTTACTACGGCTGATATTGAGACAGTTGTTCAATAG
- the LOC115964091 gene encoding pentatricopeptide repeat-containing protein At5g66520-like, which produces MLVEEPLPANPTTCSRAIQQHLFSLLQSCNSLKKLSQIHSQIVTNGFTQKNFILVKLLSFYVTSGNLTHAIRVFESIENPSVTVRNQIIRGYAKSENPRKSVELYSRMVEAEAEPDGFTFSFLLSACARSGLLREGEQVHGRVLANGYCSNVFVQTNLVNLYAMWGGSNGVWYARQVFDEMGERSVVSWNSLLAGYIRCGDVDGAMRIFDEMPERNVVSWTTMIAWCAQNGRCKQALYWFGEMRRAHVELDQVALVAVLSACAELGDLSLGRWIHRYIDERMNVGNQPLLVSLNNALIHMYASCGVIDEAYKVFNKMPWKSTVSWTSIITGFAKQGRGEEALSVFRSMLCSGVNQVRPDEITFIGVLCACSHAGFVDEGCRLFESMNQTWGISPKIEHYGCMVDLLSRAGFLDEAHRLVKTMPIKPNDVVWGALLGGCRIYKNAELASHVAQKLVFELDPDHAARYLVLLSHVYAIAKRWQNVITVRQKMVEMGVRKPPGRSWVQINGAVHDFVAGDAAHKHAPLIYEMLGVITRQAQQKDYKLDVVEAFLDAEE; this is translated from the coding sequence ATGTTAGTTGAAGAACCACTTCCCGCCAATCCAACAACATGCTCCAGAGCCATTCAACAGCACCTATTCTCTCTACTACAGAGCTGCAATTCCCTCAAAAAGCTCTCCCAAATCCATTCCCAAATAGTCACCAACGGGTTCACCCAGAAGAATTTCATTCTTGTGAAGCTGTTGTCATTCTATGTAACTTCGGGAAATCTCACACATGCCATCAGAGTTTTCGAAAGTATCGAAAACCCAAGTGTCACCGTTCGGAACCAGATCATTAGAGGGTATGCTAAGAGTGAAAACCCCAGAAAATCAGTTGAATTGTATAGTAGGATGGTGGAGGCAGAGGCTGAGCCTGATGGGTTTACGTTTTCGTTTCTTTTAAGCGCTTGCGCGAGGTCGGGGTTGTTGAGAGAAGGGGAACAGGTACATGGAAGGGTTTTGGCAAATGGGTATTGCTCGAATGTGTTTGTTCAGACGAATTTGGTTAATTTGTATGCAATGTGGGGAGGGAGCAATGGTGTCTGGTATGCACGGCAAGTGTTCGATGAAATGGGTGAGAGAAGTGTTGTGAGTTGGAATTCTTTGCTTGCAGGGTATATTCGGTGTGGGGATGTTGATGGGGCGATGAGAATTTTTGATGAGATGCCGGAGAGGAATGTTGTGTCGTGGACGACCATGATTGCATGGTGTGCTCAGAATGGGAGGTGTAAGCAAGCTTTGTATTGGTTTGGTGAGATGAGGAGGGCCCATGTGGAATTGGATCAGGTTGCGCTGGTTGCAGTGTTATCAGCCTGTGCTGAATTAGGAGATTTAAGTTTGGGAAGGTGGATTCACAGGTATATTGATGAGAGAATGAATGTTGGGAACCAGCCATTGTTGGTGTCTTTGAACAATGCACTCATACACATGTATGCTAGCTGTGGTGTAATTGATGAAGCTTATAAAGTATTTAACAAGATGCCATGGAAAAGCACTGTTTCTTGGACAAGCATCATCACGGGTTTTGCCAAGCAGGGACGTGGGGAGGAAGCTCTTAGTGTCTTTCGGTCCATGCTATGCTCGGGAGTGAATCAAGTAAGACCTGATGAAATAACCTTCATTGGTGTTCTGTGTGCCTGTAGCCATGCCGGATTTGTTGATGAGGGTTGCCGTCTCTTTGAGAGCATGAATCAAACTTGGGGAATTAGCCCAAAGATTGAGCACTATGGATGCATGGTCGATCTCTTGAGCCGTGCAGGTTTCCTAGATGAAGCACATAGGCTTGTTAAAACAATGCCCATTAAgccaaatgatgttgtttggggTGCTCTCCTTGGTGGTTGCAGAATTTACAAGAATGCTGAGCTTGCCTCCCACGTTGCACAAAAATTGGTATTTGAGCTTGACCCTGATCACGCTGCAAGGTATCTGGTGCTCTTGTCACATGTTTATGCAATAGCTAAAAGGTGGCAAAATGTTATTACTGTGAGACAGAAAATGGTTGAGATGGGTGTAAGAAAGCCTCCAGGCCGAAGTTGGGTCCAAATTAATGGAGCTGTTCATGATTTTGTGGCAGGTGATGCTGCTCATAAGCATGCACCTTTAATTTATGAGATGCTTGGTGTGATTACCAGACAAGCCCAGCAGAAAGACTACAAACTGGATGTAGTAGAGGCATTTTTGGATGCTGAGGAATAA
- the LOC115964138 gene encoding protein NEN1-like, whose protein sequence is MGSSSGEERSEIVFFDVETIRRGQRSALLEFGAILVCPRKLVELDSFATLVRPADLSFISTMYPRSNGITPDAVVSAPTFLQISDRVYDLLHGRIWAGHNILRFDCAKIREAFVEIGKPAPEPKGAIDSLQLLTQKFGRRAGDMKMATLATYFGLGEQTHRSLDDVRMNLEVLKYCATVLFLESSLCITAEEVEPNTAQRNPFDMGQLSNEMEESYELSSTESSEMYSVESSAVAVSDGRSDLAGFLEPNEVLIPSICASFVTFSQRIQLFHEGFILRLCCSHLEVRFGISKNFLDHAGRPRLNFVVNAPESLCKVLDACDRIARKLSSDLVSSSEWWPVVIRKDGFVNNPTVRLHIPYTISGDNPYQTEMYQKDSGGMQKLVFSKYDAAELDSLFTPGTFVDAFFSIDPYDYQQSAGIRLVAKKLIIHS, encoded by the exons ATGGGTTCAAGTAGCGGAGAAGAAAGGTCCGAAATCGTATTCTTCGACGTGGAGACCATCCGACGCGGCCAAAGGTCCGCCTTGTTGGAATTCGGGGCCATCCTGGTTTGCCCTAGAAAGCTCGTCGAGCTCGACAGCTTCGCCACCTTGGTCAGACCAGCTGATCTCTCTTTCATCTCCACTATGTATCCACGCAGCAATGGTATCACTCCCGACGCCGTCGTTTCCGCCCCTACCTTCCTCCAAATCTCCGATCGCGTTTACGACCTTCTCCacg gACGGATTTGGGCAGGTCATAATATACTAAGATTCGATTGTGCAAAGATAAGAGAAGCATTTGTGGAGATTGGTAAGCCCGCACCTGAGCCTAAGGGTGCTATTGATTCATTGCAATTGTTGACACAGAAATTTGGAAGGAGAGCTGGTGACATGAAG ATGGCCACTCTTGCAACTTATTTTGGGCTTGGAGAACAGACACACAG GAGCTTGGATGATGTTCGGATGAATCTTGAAGTTCTCAAGTATTGTGCAACTGTTTTGTTCTtg GAGTCAAGCCTTTGCATCACAGCAGAGGAGGTTGAGCCTAATACAGCTCAACGAAATCCTTTTGACATGGGCCAGCTTAGCAATGAAATGGAGGAGTCGTATGAGCTGTCTTCCACAGAGTCTTCCGAGATGTATTCTGTAGAGTCTTCTGCAGTTGCTGTCTCTGATGGTCGCAGTGACTTAGCAGGGTTTTTAGAGCCTAACGAAGTTCTTATTCCTTCTATCTGCGCAtcttttgttacatttagtCAAAGAATACAATTATTTCATGAAGGTTTCATTTTGCGGCTTTGTTGTAGTCATTTGGAAGTGCGGTTTGGAATAAGTAAAAACTTTCTTGATCATGCTGGCCGGCCTCGGTTGAACTTTGTGGTTAACGCCCCAGAGAGTTTATGTAAGGTTCTCGATGCATGTGATCGTATTGCACGGAAGTTGTCCTCGGATTTGGTTAGCAGCTCTGAATGGTGGCCTGTTGTGATTAGGAAAGATGGCTTTGTCAACAACCCTACAGTGAGGCTGCA CATTCCATATACCATATCTGGAGATAATCCATACCAAACAGAGATGTATCAAAAAGATTCAGGCGGCATGCAAAAGCTCGTGTTCAGTAAATATGATGCAGCAGAGCTTGATTCCTTGTTCACTCCCGGTACCTTTGTGGATGCATTCTTTTCTATAGATCCATATGACTATCAGCAGAGTGCAGGCATTCGTTTGGTggcaaaaaaattgattatccaTTCTTGA